Proteins from one Leptonema illini DSM 21528 genomic window:
- a CDS encoding DUF6713 family protein, protein MKNIERLYIATLSLLIVHQIDAAYWKEWELFLLPGGIQLFDILNLAIIPFLVFGFRMVLLRAPNGRRWSLITGGLGILTLLIHTGFYIAGNDRFTLPVSALIVVACGLSGIAQVALTLKRG, encoded by the coding sequence ATGAAGAACATTGAACGCCTTTACATCGCCACACTTTCGCTTCTTATCGTGCATCAGATCGACGCAGCCTACTGGAAGGAATGGGAGCTTTTCTTGCTGCCCGGTGGCATTCAGCTGTTCGATATCCTGAATCTTGCCATCATCCCTTTTCTCGTTTTCGGCTTTAGAATGGTCCTTTTGCGAGCACCTAACGGGCGTCGCTGGTCTTTGATTACTGGAGGGCTCGGTATTCTGACCCTGCTCATACATACCGGATTCTATATCGCCGGCAACGATCGCTTCACTCTTCCGGTATCGGCGCTGATCGTCGTCGCCTGCGGGTTAAGCGGCATTGCCCAGGTTGCACTGACTCTGAAACGGGGATGA
- a CDS encoding ArsA family ATPase, translating to MKTRLHIFLGAGGVGKTTLSASLAIHLAFQGRRVGLLSIDPAKRLKTALGADHIDESGQIFWKSETGDGELRAAVLSLPDSLRRWIRDEGLEGDHEQRLFEHPLFQTVAEKIASATETLAPIRMAEWIEQFPDTDDLIIDTAPGLHAVDFLIRPERLLAFFDSKILEWLKWFAGGDEANAGFMQRIFRSGAKSILQALGKVGGENILLSLGELLLMMDRVMFRMVDRLEEARRWIRDPATDVVLVCSPRDDAVSVAAELARILADNDMKDSRIVLNRSISEAFFADEQVRSLFAKTNFPATDFDALFCQYLQSASTIRESVMKRLGENTVTELPVLAGLEQAGELRLEELDRLGSRLRR from the coding sequence ATGAAAACCCGTCTTCATATATTTCTGGGGGCCGGCGGCGTCGGCAAGACGACGCTTTCGGCATCGTTAGCCATACACCTGGCCTTTCAGGGCCGCCGCGTCGGGCTGCTTTCCATTGATCCGGCGAAGCGTTTGAAGACGGCGCTGGGCGCCGATCACATCGACGAATCGGGGCAGATCTTCTGGAAAAGTGAGACGGGCGACGGAGAGTTGCGAGCGGCCGTTCTTTCGTTACCCGACAGCCTGCGCCGCTGGATTCGCGACGAAGGGCTTGAAGGAGATCATGAGCAGAGGCTTTTCGAGCATCCGCTATTTCAAACGGTGGCCGAGAAGATCGCCTCTGCCACCGAGACGCTCGCTCCGATACGCATGGCGGAGTGGATCGAGCAATTTCCCGATACCGACGATCTGATCATCGATACAGCTCCAGGCCTTCACGCCGTGGACTTTCTGATCCGGCCGGAGCGTCTGCTCGCATTTTTTGATAGCAAGATCCTTGAATGGCTGAAATGGTTCGCCGGAGGCGACGAGGCTAACGCCGGCTTTATGCAGCGTATCTTCAGAAGCGGAGCGAAAAGTATCCTTCAGGCGCTTGGCAAGGTCGGCGGCGAAAACATCCTTCTCTCTCTTGGCGAATTGCTGCTCATGATGGATCGTGTGATGTTTCGTATGGTCGACCGGCTCGAAGAGGCGCGTCGATGGATTAGAGATCCGGCAACGGACGTCGTGCTTGTCTGCTCGCCTCGCGACGATGCCGTCTCTGTCGCCGCCGAGCTTGCGCGCATCCTCGCGGATAACGACATGAAGGATTCGCGCATCGTCCTCAATCGAAGCATTTCTGAGGCGTTTTTTGCCGATGAGCAGGTGCGCTCGCTCTTCGCGAAGACGAACTTCCCGGCCACCGATTTCGACGCACTTTTCTGCCAGTATCTGCAATCGGCCTCGACGATACGCGAAAGCGTCATGAAGCGTCTTGGCGAAAATACCGTAACGGAGCTGCCGGTGCTCGCCGGATTGGAACAGGCCGGTGAATTGCGTCTTGAAGAGCTGGATCGTCTGGGCAGCCGCCTGCGTCGCTGA
- a CDS encoding ArsA-related P-loop ATPase: protein MDDRLSIPPVLFLLGKGGVGRTTSAAAIGYDRAVRCGERVLLVQWALRDMISPLFNLEQGGHKHRQLLPGLSVMNYDADEAMKEYFVEHLNMGLFYKFVLENQQVQKLIHAAPGLEELFFLGRLFWLVELAEVERGYRFDRIIIDSPATGHGSALFGVAATISRFKLSGPLVSETARVAQMLEDPAKVGTAIVTLPEELPVEETLEMIPVLEKDLGRPPLFILLNRSLSPLLADGLASSSELSSTLSQRIHALAGSESRITIDALHGDLARRLEYERRLRTAVSIPVISLPDRMIVAPEETGLERIQALTGTLAAVHA, encoded by the coding sequence ATGGACGATCGCCTTTCCATACCTCCCGTTCTCTTTCTGCTCGGCAAAGGCGGAGTGGGACGCACGACGTCGGCGGCGGCGATCGGCTATGATCGCGCCGTGCGCTGCGGCGAGAGGGTGCTGCTTGTGCAGTGGGCGCTTCGCGATATGATCTCGCCTCTCTTTAATCTCGAACAGGGAGGCCATAAACACAGACAGCTGCTGCCCGGCCTCAGCGTCATGAACTATGACGCCGACGAGGCCATGAAGGAGTACTTCGTCGAGCATCTGAATATGGGGCTTTTCTATAAGTTCGTGCTTGAGAACCAACAGGTTCAAAAGCTCATCCATGCCGCTCCCGGTCTCGAAGAGCTTTTCTTTCTCGGTCGCCTCTTCTGGCTGGTGGAACTCGCCGAAGTAGAACGCGGATACCGCTTCGATCGCATCATCATCGATTCGCCGGCCACAGGACATGGCTCGGCCCTGTTTGGAGTGGCGGCGACGATCTCACGCTTTAAGCTGAGCGGGCCTCTCGTTTCTGAAACGGCGCGCGTGGCGCAGATGCTTGAAGACCCCGCGAAAGTCGGCACGGCCATCGTGACGTTACCCGAAGAGCTGCCCGTCGAAGAGACGCTTGAGATGATTCCCGTCCTTGAAAAGGATCTCGGACGTCCTCCGCTTTTTATTCTGCTCAATCGCAGCCTCTCTCCTCTTTTAGCGGATGGTCTTGCCTCGTCCTCTGAACTATCGTCGACACTCTCGCAGCGGATCCACGCTCTCGCAGGTAGCGAAAGCCGGATAACCATCGACGCCCTGCACGGCGACCTCGCCCGTCGTCTCGAATACGAGCGACGCCTTCGCACGGCGGTCAGCATTCCCGTTATCTCATTGCCCGATCGCATGATCGTCGCTCCCGAAGAAACGGGTCTGGAACGTATTCAGGCCCTTACCGGCACTCTTGCGGCGGTGCATGCATGA
- a CDS encoding ATP-binding protein, translating into MRRLFRQFVKALRGTPEARVEFLPQWTILIIALSIIGVGILAFSVWQRGVIERQEQERLKALVHILDANIAQNLEASSQTLDNLRADFPQWRTVEDRYRARKRMEALAAAIPGIRTIFALDRFGNVIATNRKELEHQNFVYREYFQTPRDKKIDQLYLSRPFRTITGIYSMNVTKPVFDANGNFDGIVSATLDPDFFKTQLHSVLLTEDMWSSIAHGEGIIFLTLPDRPELSGKNIDVPGSFFTRHRESGLKTSVMTGTVFVTGEERMMAQQSVFPVFSAIDRPMAVAVSRDLPAIYAAWSRNTGVLAVVYALLVLLSSSLLLFYQCRQMRHLADRRRMEKLVRIREHDLSAILNAIPSMVGYWDKRLHNRFGNHAYSDWFGITPEQMKGRHIKEVIGERLFEMNRPYIEAAMRGELQTFEREIPLPDGSDIRYSLASYIPDWDGEKVIGFYVLVTDITEVKKAQIAAAAANLAKSQFLANMSHEIRTPMNAIIGLSELLNRTQLDARQSDYIRKIVGASKGLLNILNDILDYSKIEGGYVELESIEFRMQSVLNGVRDMFSLTAEQKGLRFVVDVDGDIPSVLVGDPLRLGQVLNNLVGNAIKFTERGGVHLHARCKDRNDQTATIEFSVSDTGIGISPEEQKKLFQSFSQADSSTTRRYGGTGLGLAISRRLVQLMESDIELVSNTGQGSLFRFTVRFPLAEGIKTVEAPTGRTLQGRHVLIVEDNEINRQILDELLCDMGLFVDTATNGLEAIALVEESGKRYEAVFMDLRMPLMDGLEATRRLRKEHTADRLPVIAITATANEEERQECLDAGMNAVVMKPFDMAEIRSILERVLHAESFSESGESEAHPDIELSGFHLDRALQRLGGNRKALVSLLHLFAEQYAGASDTMRRLSEPGRQNELTEFVHTLKGVAGNLAATDLFEAASKLEALIKAGQEYDISELDATLRHALAEVAALSK; encoded by the coding sequence TTGCGCAGACTGTTCCGACAATTCGTCAAAGCTTTAAGGGGGACTCCGGAAGCAAGAGTTGAATTCCTGCCGCAGTGGACGATCCTGATAATTGCGCTTTCCATTATCGGTGTCGGTATTCTTGCATTCTCTGTCTGGCAGCGAGGCGTGATTGAGCGTCAGGAACAGGAGCGGTTGAAAGCTCTCGTTCATATACTCGATGCAAATATTGCACAGAACCTTGAAGCAAGCTCGCAGACCCTTGATAACCTGCGCGCAGATTTTCCACAGTGGCGTACGGTCGAGGATCGATATCGAGCGCGAAAGCGCATGGAGGCTCTTGCAGCGGCGATTCCAGGCATTCGAACGATCTTTGCTCTCGATAGATTCGGGAACGTTATAGCGACGAATCGAAAGGAGCTTGAGCATCAGAATTTTGTCTATCGCGAATATTTCCAGACACCTCGCGATAAAAAGATCGATCAACTGTATCTGTCGCGTCCGTTTCGCACGATCACGGGTATCTACTCCATGAACGTTACAAAACCGGTGTTCGATGCGAACGGCAATTTTGACGGCATCGTTTCGGCGACGCTCGATCCCGATTTCTTTAAGACTCAGTTGCATTCGGTTCTTTTAACAGAGGATATGTGGAGTTCGATCGCTCATGGCGAAGGAATCATCTTTCTGACGCTTCCCGATCGGCCGGAGTTAAGCGGGAAGAACATCGATGTGCCAGGATCATTCTTTACAAGGCACCGTGAATCGGGCCTGAAGACTTCGGTAATGACCGGAACCGTTTTTGTTACGGGCGAAGAACGCATGATGGCGCAGCAGTCCGTTTTTCCCGTATTCTCGGCTATTGATCGGCCGATGGCCGTTGCCGTCAGCCGGGACCTGCCCGCCATCTATGCCGCCTGGTCCAGGAATACGGGCGTTCTTGCCGTTGTTTATGCTTTGCTTGTTCTGCTTTCTTCATCGCTGCTGCTTTTCTATCAGTGCAGACAGATGCGTCATCTGGCCGATCGGCGTCGCATGGAGAAACTGGTACGGATTCGAGAGCACGATCTCTCTGCCATTCTCAACGCCATTCCGTCCATGGTCGGCTACTGGGATAAACGATTGCATAATCGATTCGGCAACCACGCATACAGCGATTGGTTTGGCATCACGCCCGAGCAGATGAAAGGCAGACATATAAAAGAGGTGATTGGCGAGCGGCTTTTCGAGATGAACCGCCCTTATATCGAAGCGGCCATGCGCGGAGAACTGCAAACCTTCGAGCGTGAGATCCCTCTGCCCGACGGATCGGATATTCGCTATTCGCTGGCCAGCTATATTCCGGATTGGGACGGAGAAAAGGTGATCGGCTTCTATGTGCTTGTCACTGATATCACCGAAGTAAAGAAGGCGCAGATAGCGGCCGCTGCGGCTAACCTTGCCAAAAGTCAGTTCCTTGCCAATATGAGTCACGAGATTCGAACGCCGATGAACGCTATAATCGGGCTTTCGGAGCTTCTGAATCGAACACAGCTTGATGCGAGGCAATCCGACTACATACGCAAGATCGTCGGAGCATCGAAGGGCCTTCTTAATATTCTTAACGACATCCTTGATTATTCGAAGATCGAGGGCGGCTATGTTGAACTTGAATCGATCGAATTCCGAATGCAATCGGTACTGAACGGCGTAAGAGATATGTTTTCGCTCACCGCCGAACAGAAGGGCCTGAGGTTTGTCGTCGACGTAGATGGCGACATTCCTTCCGTTTTAGTTGGCGATCCGCTCAGGCTCGGTCAGGTGCTGAATAACCTTGTCGGTAACGCTATTAAGTTCACAGAGAGAGGAGGCGTTCATCTTCATGCACGCTGCAAAGACCGTAACGATCAAACGGCCACGATTGAGTTCAGCGTCAGTGATACGGGTATCGGTATCTCACCCGAAGAACAGAAGAAGCTCTTTCAATCATTCAGTCAGGCCGATAGCTCGACCACCCGTCGTTACGGTGGCACGGGACTCGGTCTTGCCATCAGCCGCCGGCTGGTTCAGCTTATGGAGTCAGATATCGAGCTGGTGAGTAACACCGGGCAGGGAAGCCTGTTTCGATTTACTGTAAGGTTCCCACTCGCCGAGGGAATCAAAACCGTTGAGGCTCCGACCGGGCGGACGCTTCAAGGGAGGCATGTGCTGATCGTCGAGGATAACGAGATCAACCGTCAGATTCTTGACGAGCTGCTCTGTGACATGGGACTCTTTGTCGATACGGCGACAAACGGTCTTGAGGCCATCGCTCTCGTTGAAGAGAGCGGTAAAAGGTATGAAGCGGTCTTTATGGATCTGCGCATGCCACTGATGGACGGCCTTGAGGCGACGCGACGATTGCGAAAAGAACATACGGCCGATCGGCTACCGGTCATCGCCATTACTGCGACAGCAAACGAAGAAGAGAGACAGGAATGCCTCGATGCCGGCATGAATGCCGTGGTCATGAAGCCCTTTGATATGGCCGAGATCCGATCCATTCTTGAACGTGTGCTGCATGCAGAGTCGTTTTCCGAATCGGGCGAAAGCGAGGCCCATCCAGATATTGAGCTATCTGGGTTTCATCTCGACAGAGCTCTTCAGAGGCTGGGAGGTAATCGAAAGGCGTTGGTTTCTCTGCTTCACCTTTTTGCCGAGCAGTATGCCGGAGCGTCCGATACGATGCGCCGCCTCAGCGAACCCGGTCGACAGAACGAACTCACAGAATTCGTGCACACACTTAAAGGCGTGGCCGGAAACCTTGCGGCGACGGATCTGTTTGAGGCCGCCTCAAAACTCGAAGCTTTAATAAAGGCCGGTCAGGAATACGATATCTCAGAGCTCGATGCGACGTTGCGTCACGCTCTCGCAGAGGTTGCCGCGCTTTCGAAGTGA